DNA sequence from the Acidobacteriota bacterium genome:
CTGATCGCTGGCCGCTGTAAACACGACACGGCCGGCGAGCTGGCTTCCCCAAACCGATTCGATCGCGTCGGCGAGCGAGGTACCGAAGGCCGTGTCGTGGGCCACCACGACGAGCCGCGCGACCTGCAGCCGGTCGCGCAGGAAGGTCGCCATCGTCGAGGCTTCGATTTCCGCGCTCGGGTAGAGGCGGTAGAAGAACTCGGAGACGCCGCTCAACGCGGGGCTCGATGCGGACGGCGACAGCAGGACCCGATCCGCTTCGTTGACGACCGGAATCATGGCCAGGGCCTCGTCACTCGTGACCCCGCCGATCGCCGCGAGCGACGACGTAAATGCCGTTTCCAGCAGCGTCGCGGCCTGTGCCGGATCGCCTTCGGAGTCCACGACTTCGAGAACCACGTTGTAACCGATCTCTTCGTCGCCCGCCAACAGCCGCTCATGCCGCAACTGCATGCCGTTCGCGATTTCCTGCCCGTAGACCTGGGCCTCGCCGGTCAACGGCGCGATCGCGGTGATGGTGACGGTAGGAACTTCGGGGCCACAGCCGACGGCCGGCAGCAGACACAAGGCTCCGAGCAGTGCAAGGGTTCGTGTACGCAAGCTCATCACTCCAGGTTCTCCATCAGCCGGCGACGTCTCCAGTGCTCGAATCGCATAGCAGGACCGTCCATTTTAGGAGGCTGCGCCGTAGAACGCAACGAAGTCACGTTGCGTCAAAGAGCGGCTGCGGAGGACGCCACCCGGCGCCGTCTCGCTCAAGGCGGAAGCCGTCCGCGTTCATCGTGTGTGTTGGCCGGTTCTTCCACGTGCCTGCGATCCAGGCCCGCAGCGCCGCCATCACGCCGCCGTGGGAGACCACGATCACCTGCTTCCCAGGGTGACGCTCCGCCAACTCGGACACCACCGGCGCGGCCCGTCTTGCGACGTCGACGAGCGACTCGCCGCCCGGTGCCGGGTGGCGCCAGAGTTCCTCGATCTCGAGAGGGGCCACGACCTCCCGGTACACGGCCCAGGGCTTGCCCCGGAGGTCGCCGAAGTAGCGCTCCTGGATGCCGTCGATCTCCATCACCGGGAGACCGACCTCGGCGGCGATGCCGTCCGCGGTCTGGCGGGCGCGGCGGAAGCGACTGCAGTAAAGGTGCGCGGGCCGGTAATGCTCCGCCAGCCGGCGGCCGGCATCGCGGGCCTGCCGGCGACCGAGTTCGGTCAGCGGCTCATCGTCGTGCCAGGTATAGCGGGCCGCCACGTTGGCCGTGCTCTCGCCATGCCGAACCATCAGCAGGGTGGACATCGGTGGAATCGGACGGGATCAATCACCAACGGCGCGCGTGACGGGCTGGCTACCGACCGGACCGCTCACCCAACCGCCGATCACCGCGGAGAACAGGCCCGCGTTGCCGCCGGCGTGAACGAGTTGCAGCCCGCCGGGACGGAACTTCGGCACCTGGGCGCCGGCCATCCTCTCGGGCAGTCCCTCGTCGCAGGCGCCCGCGCCGCGCACTAGATCGGCGCCCGATCGCACCAGAAGACCATCGAGCTCCCGGCGCAACCGGGCCTTGTCCCAGCCCGCCCGCCGGAACACGTTCCCGTGCTCGTATCCGACGACCAGCATGGCGTCGAAGCCGACGACCAGCTTCTGGTTGGCGACGCTCAACAGCGCCGCGGCCAGCGACCGGCACAGCGATCCCGGATTCCGGGACAACTGGTCCACCACGCCGCGCGGCCCTTCGCCGGCAAACAGGGTGACGGCAGAGCTGCCTTCGGGGGTGCCGCGTTCCACCGCCAGTGACTCCCAGGGCGAGTCGTCCTCACGCTCGGCGAAGCAGAAGCTGAGCTTGCCGGGGTTGCCGAGCGTGGCCCGATCCACTTCCCCGGGCCGGGCGCCGCCGACGTTGCGCAGCACGAGCTGAAGAGCGCGGCCAATGGTCGTGTTCGCCCTGTTGCCCTGTCCCAGGACGTTCATCTTCGAGTTCATGCCGATGGCGGAAGTCACTGGCCCATTCACGACGATGATCGGGCCGGCGAAGTAGGTCGTGGCCGCCAGGCCGTGCCAGTTGAACTCCTCGGTCAGCGCCGCCTCGACCGCGGCCAGCACCACCGGCAGGTACTCGGGCCGGCAACCGGCCATCACCGCGTTGACCGCAACCTTCTCGACCGTGCATTCGCCGTAGTCGGGCGCCACCAGGCCGAGGACCTCGGCGCGGTCGCGGCGGGTGCCCGCGAGCATCCGCTCGACCCGTTCGGGAGTCGGCGGCACGACCGGCAGCCCGTCTGTCCAGCCGCGCGCGAAGCAGGCTTCGATGTCGTCCTCCTGGTCGCCCAGCTCGACCCGACGGGCGCCTCCGGAGGCGAACCGGGCCGCCAGCCGCTCGGCGTGCGGCGGCTCGACGTTCAGGGCGCCGCAGCCAGGCCGGCTCGGTGGCAGCTCCGTCCCCAGTCCATCCAGGCCACTGACCTCCTGCCACTGGTCCCGGTTCCAGCCGATCGCGGTCGCGGTCGTCGAGCCACCGTCCCGGTCCAGCAGGGTGGGCACGA
Encoded proteins:
- a CDS encoding ABC transporter substrate-binding protein, coding for MSLRTRTLALLGALCLLPAVGCGPEVPTVTITAIAPLTGEAQVYGQEIANGMQLRHERLLAGDEEIGYNVVLEVVDSEGDPAQAATLLETAFTSSLAAIGGVTSDEALAMIPVVNEADRVLLSPSASSPALSGVSEFFYRLYPSAEIEASTMATFLRDRLQVARLVVVAHDTAFGTSLADAIESVWGSQLAGRVVFTAASDQNAMVDEALGYDADAIYVAASGSALAEAMQALRLGGFNEPHDYLAASSSLAIESVLTEAGPAANNSVLTAPPYDTESLDEPVASFVAAYQEKHGTVPSYYAALGYDALWVYIEALSEVDAIAVPSDFLKGMRAVRELQGVTGNIQFRETGDVQKFTRIYQVVDGKLVDFEKYQKERREELLRQMQETMRQIEQANRN
- a CDS encoding histidine phosphatase family protein, encoding MSTLLMVRHGESTANVAARYTWHDDEPLTELGRRQARDAGRRLAEHYRPAHLYCSRFRRARQTADGIAAEVGLPVMEIDGIQERYFGDLRGKPWAVYREVVAPLEIEELWRHPAPGGESLVDVARRAAPVVSELAERHPGKQVIVVSHGGVMAALRAWIAGTWKNRPTHTMNADGFRLERDGAGWRPPQPLFDAT
- a CDS encoding thioredoxin, which translates into the protein MTASSSVAAPAPPGFDQGLVAVVKKDCPTCQLVEPVLEEVRRHRPVLVLTQDDPAFPASGDPVHDADLVLSHRLGIEIVPTLLDRDGGSTTATAIGWNRDQWQEVSGLDGLGTELPPSRPGCGALNVEPPHAERLAARFASGGARRVELGDQEDDIEACFARGWTDGLPVVPPTPERVERMLAGTRRDRAEVLGLVAPDYGECTVEKVAVNAVMAGCRPEYLPVVLAAVEAALTEEFNWHGLAATTYFAGPIIVVNGPVTSAIGMNSKMNVLGQGNRANTTIGRALQLVLRNVGGARPGEVDRATLGNPGKLSFCFAEREDDSPWESLAVERGTPEGSSAVTLFAGEGPRGVVDQLSRNPGSLCRSLAAALLSVANQKLVVGFDAMLVVGYEHGNVFRRAGWDKARLRRELDGLLVRSGADLVRGAGACDEGLPERMAGAQVPKFRPGGLQLVHAGGNAGLFSAVIGGWVSGPVGSQPVTRAVGD